CGACGTCCGTCTCGGGTCCGTCGGCGTCGCCGGACCGGAGCGAGCGGCCGTACACGACGAACACGCCGAGAGCGAAGAGACACACGACCCCGGCGAACACCCAGTGGAGTTCGCCGGTGACGGTCTGAACGCCGGGGAGCAGCAACGTCGAACTGTTGTAGCTGGCGTGCAAGATCATCGCCAGCAGCACGCTCCGGCCGGTGCTGCGGTACAGCCACGTGAACAGGACCGACAGCCCGAGGAGCGAGACCACGTACGGGGCGAAGGACGAACCGTACTGGCCCGATCCCTCTAATGCGAACAGCGGGAGGTGCCAGCTCGCCCACACGAGGCCGATCAGGACGCTCGCGGTAACGGCGTCGAACCGTTCGAGCAGTCGTGGCAGGGCGAACCCGCGCCAGCCGAGTTCCTCCTGGCCACCGCCCACGAGGAAGACGGTCACCATGTTGAGAACGAAGATCAGCGGCAACACGAACAGCGGGACCTGCGCGAGGATCTCCGGCCCCTCGAACGAGTAGCCGATGGCGACGGTGACGACGCTCACGAGTGCGACCACGGCGATCGGGAGCCCGACGGCGACGACGTACCATCGCGGGCGAACGCGCCATCGCAGCACCTGGCTGGCCCACGCTCGCACGGAATCGCCGACGAGCCACGTGACGAACGCGGCCGCGAGCAGAGGGCCGAAGCCGCCGACGACGACAGCGGGGAACACGAACGGCCCGTAGTCGACGATGCCGATCGCCCCCGGAACCCACGCGGCCCACGAGAAGGCGATGGTCAGACCGAAGAACGCGAGCACTTCACGGGTGGCGACGAACGAGCCGACCGGTCCGAGGCGGGACGGATGGGCAGCGGTGTCTCTGGTCATCGGTTGCGAGTGGACCACTGCGACGGAGCACCATAGCACTTTGCACTACAAAGTGACTTTGTAACAGAAAGTATTTTGTGAAGGAGGTCAGATATGGGGTATGTCAATGGAGACGATCGTCGATTCGACGGCCTTCGACGAGCGCGTTGGTGGCGGCAGTCCGATCGAATCCGAATCGGCGTCCGTCGACCGCTTCACCAGCCATACGAAACGTTCTCCAGCACGGGAGGTCTACCCCACGACATGAGCGAGACAGAGGTCGACCCAGAGTCCCTGCAGGAGGAACTCGGCCAGATCAAGGAGGCGTTGGGGCTGGCGGAGGAGCACCCCTACTGGTGGCGCTTCTGGCTCCTCGAAGGCGTCGGATTGGGGGTCACACTCCCGGTCGTCCAGGTCGGACTCCGGGATGGGTTCTCTCCACCACTCCTCGCTCTCGCGATCGGGCTGTTTCTGGCCCACCAGTTCCTGACGTGGCGAGCCCTCGAACGATACGACCGACCGACGGGCGGCGTCCCCAGCTGGAGAGCCTGGAACGTCACGTACGGTGCAGGAGCAGTGGCGGCGGCTATCGGACTGCTGCCGGTTCTGGAACGGCTCGCGACCGACGACATGTTCGTGACGGCATTCGTCGTCGCCACGGCAATCAGCGGCGTCGCATACCTCTACATGGGCCAGCTGCTCGCGTCCTACAACATCAGAGCACCGGATTGCTATGCGTTCTACACCGGCGGTGTCTGGCTGCTCGTCCTGGCCGCTGTCGTCCCGCACATTCCCCCGCTGTTGGGATGGGAGTTCGCCGTCCTCGGTATCGGTCTCGCTGCACACAACGTCGGAGCATACGTCGTCCTCTCACGGGTATAGCATGGAGTTCGACAAGCTGGTGCATCAGCCTACGCGGTTGCGGATCTTCGCCCATCTCTACGCGAACGGCGAGGTCAGCTTCACGGACCTCAAGTCCGAACTCGATATCACCGAGGGGAACCTCGCCAGTCACATCCAGAGGATGGAGGACGCCGATTGCGTGAGCGTCAGAAAGCAGTTCGTCGACGGGTCTCCTCGGACGAGCTACCGATTGACCGACCGGGGCGAGGAACTGATCGAAGCCCACGTTCAGACGCTCGAATCGCTCATCGACAAACTCGACGAGTAAGAATACGGACGATCGCTCTGCAGGGGGAGATCGGGCCGTGGATCGTGCGGGGATTACCGGCGGTCTCGATGCCGAGGACGAGTTCGTCGACGTCGTCCACGAACTCCTCGACCCGGATTTATAACGATGCTTGATTCCGGCCAGTTCGAATACCGACCGTAGAGGCCGCCTGTCCTGCGAAAAGTCCGAGCGGGTGGCGAGTTCTGTAGGAGGAAAGTATATCAGTCGCAATCCCTTCGGTTCGGATACCGAATCACTTCTATGAGCAAAGACAGCGACACCACCGACGGACGCCCCGAAACGGCCGACGAGGCCGAGGACGGGAGCGGCCAGCCGGACCCCGAGGTCCCACGGGACGAGCACCCGGACCTCGGCGTTCCGGGCGGCCCAGAATCCGGAGCGGACGACTCCGGGAAGTCCGACGATGGCTCCGACGACGCCCCCGCACAGGAGATCGATCGGCTCGGGAGCGACGTCGAAGTCGAGGCGGAGATCGACGAGTCGGTCGCGGAAGACGACCTGCTTGGCGGCCTCCAGATCGAGAGTACGGACGCGATCGAGGTTCCGGACCGGCTCGTCGATCAGGTCATCGGGCAGGACGAGGCCCGCGACATCGTGAAGAAGGCGGCGAAGCAGCGACGGCACGTGATGATGATCGGCTCCCCGGGGACGGGGAAGTCGATGCTGGCGAAGGCGATGAGTCAACTCCTCCCGAAGGAGGACCTCCAGGACATCCTCGTCTACCACAACCCCGACGACGGGAACGCACCGAAGGTGCGGACGGTGCCGGCGGGGAAGGGCGACCAGATCATCGAGGCGCACAAGGAGGACGCCCGCAAGCGCAACCAGATGCGGCAGTTCCTCATGTACATCATCGTCGCGGTCGTCCTCGGGTACGCGCTCATCCAGGGCAACCTCCTGCTCGGCATCCTCGCGGCCGGGATCGTGTTCCTCGCGTTCCGGTACTCGAGTCGGTCGACGGACTCGATGATCCCGAACCTCGTCGTGAACAACGCCGACCAGCAGACCGCGCCGTTCGAGGACGCGACGGGCGCGCACGCCGGTGCGCTCCTCGGTGACGTCCGGCACGACCCGTTCCAGAGCGGTGGGATGGAGACGCCGAGTCACGACCGCGTCGAACCCGGCGCGATCCACAAGGCGAACAAGGGCGTGCTGTTCCTCGACGAGATCAACACGCTCGACATCCGGAGCCAGCAGAAGCTCATGACGGCGATCCAGGAGGGGAAGTTCTCCATCACGGGCCAGAGCGAGCGTTCCTCGGGTGCGATGGTGCAGACGGAGCCGGTGCCGTGTGACTTCATCATGGTCGCGGCCGGGAACCTGGACGCGATGGAGAACATGCATCCCGCGCTCCGCTCGCGCATCAAGGGGTACGGGTACGAGGTGTACATGGACGACACCATCGAGGACACCCCGGAGATGCGCCGGAAGTACGCGCGCTTCATCGCGCAAGAGGTCGAGAAGGACGGGCGACTCCCGCACTTCACGCGCTCGGCGGTCGAGGAGATCCTCCTCGAAGCCCGCCGTCGTGCGGGCCGCAAGGAGCACCTCACGCTCAAGCTCCGCGACCTCGGCGGGCTCGTTCGCGTCTCCGGCGACATCGCTCGCGCCGAAGACCGCGAGCACACGACCCGGGAGGACGTGCTGCGCGCGAAGCGCCGCAGTCGCTCCATCGAACAGCAGCTCGCGGACGACTACATCGAGCGCCGGAAAGACTACGAGCTCACGGTGTCCACCGGCGACGTCGTCGGTCGCGTGAACGGTCTGGCGGTCATGGGCGAGGACTCCGGTATCGTCCTGCCCGTGATGGCGGAGGTCGCGCCCTCGCAGGGCCCCGGTCAAGTTATCGCGACCGGGAAGCTCCAGGAGATGGCGGAGGAGGCGGTGCAGAACGTCTCCGCGATCATCAAGAAGTTCAGCGACGAGGACATCAGCGAGAAGGACATCCACATCCAGTTCGTGCAGGCCGGCCAGCAGGGCGTGGACGGCGACTCCGCGAGTATCACGGTCGCGACCGCCGTCATCTCCGCGCTCGAGGAGGTACCCGTCGATCAGAGTCTCGCGATGACGGGCTCGCTGTCGGTCCGCGGCGACGTGCTCCCCGTCGGCGGGGTCACGCACAAGATCGAGGCGGCGGCGAAGGCCGGCCTCGACACGGTCGTCATCCCGGCCGCGAACGAGCAGGACGTGATGATCGAGGACGAGTACGAGGAGATGATCGAAGTCATCCCCGTGAACCACATCAGCGAGGTGCTGGAG
Above is a genomic segment from Halorubellus sp. JP-L1 containing:
- a CDS encoding CPBP family intramembrane glutamic endopeptidase; this translates as MTRDTAAHPSRLGPVGSFVATREVLAFFGLTIAFSWAAWVPGAIGIVDYGPFVFPAVVVGGFGPLLAAAFVTWLVGDSVRAWASQVLRWRVRPRWYVVAVGLPIAVVALVSVVTVAIGYSFEGPEILAQVPLFVLPLIFVLNMVTVFLVGGGQEELGWRGFALPRLLERFDAVTASVLIGLVWASWHLPLFALEGSGQYGSSFAPYVVSLLGLSVLFTWLYRSTGRSVLLAMILHASYNSSTLLLPGVQTVTGELHWVFAGVVCLFALGVFVVYGRSLRSGDADGPETDVESPPQAT
- a CDS encoding transcriptional regulator, with translation MEFDKLVHQPTRLRIFAHLYANGEVSFTDLKSELDITEGNLASHIQRMEDADCVSVRKQFVDGSPRTSYRLTDRGEELIEAHVQTLESLIDKLDE
- the lonB gene encoding ATP-dependent protease LonB yields the protein MSKDSDTTDGRPETADEAEDGSGQPDPEVPRDEHPDLGVPGGPESGADDSGKSDDGSDDAPAQEIDRLGSDVEVEAEIDESVAEDDLLGGLQIESTDAIEVPDRLVDQVIGQDEARDIVKKAAKQRRHVMMIGSPGTGKSMLAKAMSQLLPKEDLQDILVYHNPDDGNAPKVRTVPAGKGDQIIEAHKEDARKRNQMRQFLMYIIVAVVLGYALIQGNLLLGILAAGIVFLAFRYSSRSTDSMIPNLVVNNADQQTAPFEDATGAHAGALLGDVRHDPFQSGGMETPSHDRVEPGAIHKANKGVLFLDEINTLDIRSQQKLMTAIQEGKFSITGQSERSSGAMVQTEPVPCDFIMVAAGNLDAMENMHPALRSRIKGYGYEVYMDDTIEDTPEMRRKYARFIAQEVEKDGRLPHFTRSAVEEILLEARRRAGRKEHLTLKLRDLGGLVRVSGDIARAEDREHTTREDVLRAKRRSRSIEQQLADDYIERRKDYELTVSTGDVVGRVNGLAVMGEDSGIVLPVMAEVAPSQGPGQVIATGKLQEMAEEAVQNVSAIIKKFSDEDISEKDIHIQFVQAGQQGVDGDSASITVATAVISALEEVPVDQSLAMTGSLSVRGDVLPVGGVTHKIEAAAKAGLDTVVIPAANEQDVMIEDEYEEMIEVIPVNHISEVLEIALTGETEKDSLVDRLKNITGKALEQKVGRTGSGKPSPQ